One window of the Bradyrhizobium sp. NP1 genome contains the following:
- a CDS encoding response regulator transcription factor, producing the protein MNSPSIKVLVIDDEPPIRKLLRMGLSTQGYEILEAANGRTALELLAESPALIILDLGLPDIQGLELLRMIRGRNDAVPIVVLSSRGDEAGKVEALDLGADDYLTKPFGMDELLARMRAALRHQLQAHGERPVFRSGDLSVDLVRRIVKVGEREVRLSPKEYDLLRVLVQHAGKVLTHRFLLKELWDELTDAQYLRVYVRQLRQKIEADPERPHFVLTETGIGYRLRAD; encoded by the coding sequence ATGAACTCTCCGTCGATCAAGGTTCTGGTCATCGATGACGAGCCGCCGATCCGAAAATTGTTGCGGATGGGCCTGAGCACGCAGGGCTATGAAATCCTGGAAGCCGCCAACGGCCGCACCGCGCTGGAGCTGCTGGCCGAGAGCCCGGCGCTGATCATTCTCGACCTCGGCCTGCCCGACATCCAGGGGCTCGAGCTGTTGCGCATGATCCGCGGCCGCAACGATGCCGTGCCGATCGTGGTGCTGTCGAGCCGCGGCGACGAGGCCGGCAAGGTCGAGGCGCTCGACCTCGGCGCCGACGATTATCTGACCAAGCCGTTCGGCATGGACGAGCTGCTTGCGCGCATGCGCGCCGCGCTGCGGCACCAGTTGCAGGCCCATGGCGAACGCCCGGTGTTCCGTTCAGGAGATCTTTCCGTCGACCTGGTGCGCCGCATCGTCAAGGTCGGCGAGCGCGAGGTCAGGCTGTCGCCGAAGGAATACGACCTGCTGCGCGTTCTGGTGCAGCATGCCGGCAAGGTGCTCACCCACCGCTTTCTCCTGAAGGAGCTGTGGGACGAATTGACCGACGCGCAATATTTGCGGGTCTATGTGCGCCAGCTCCGCCAGAAGATCGAGGCCGATCCGGAACGCCCGCATTTCGTGCTGACCGAGACCGGGATCGGCTATCGCCTGCGCGCGGATTGA